AACTCAAAGTTAAACCAAAACTATTACATATCCAAATCAACCAAAAGAGCTAAGGTTTAAGTGACAACGGAAGCTAGCTAAGCAATCGATGATGACTCGACCCTATCCAAGACCCGCGAGCTACATCCACAGCAATTACCTGctaaatcaactgctcaccatcatccccgaatggatcaccacagttttaaaaacaataaacggggtcagtcaactgcataACCAAGATAAGAAATTACAAACACAAACCACACTCAAACCAATCCAAACTGTAGTaaccatcctccaaactccaatagtaaccagtaaccgactacacaccgaaatgtgtagtcctgccaggttgcccatcgcaacaggtaaccctcgccgccagcggggactgcagccgtaccacctaaaccccgctcatcgcaacgaacgaacccagatcattaatgtgcacattcccgtTGTGACGGGAGCTACACgaggcgaacatggggttggaaccgTCTCCCGAAAATGGTCCCAAAACAACAgaaccaatcaacaatacaatCTCAACCAATCTCAATCCAATGAAACATGTTATACAATCAATCATAATCAATTAtccaatcaactgagtagggaaaccctaccttttttgCAAATTCCGAAATCAATAACAACAATGATGCTAGAATTGTTCTTTTACGAAATCGTCACCTAGCAAAGAATAATCAAACAATACCATATCATAAACCATCACTAATTAACGTTTACCCCCATCCTAACCCAAATTAGGGCAAACTCCAAAAGACAACCACAAACTGATTAAGAAAGCGCTAAAGACTTACCAACGAAACCGGTACGGAAAAAGAGATGTAGACTCACGATCAATCAAACTAGACTTGGGAGTGAtaaagatgattagaggagtggTAAACGtagattaggttttgtaaaaaatgATTTTCCGATAAGCGTAATTTATAACATCTAATCatcttaatcaaaaccgcggaaattaacctgtcagaccgggtactcggcGGAGTACGACCTACTCGCCCGAAAATCTCgcaactcggccgagtgcacccaaAACAGTAGTCTGATTAAACGCACTCGacaacttactcgaccgagtatggactactcgaccgagtaagttaAGACCAGAAAACCGTAGTGTTACAGAATACCCCTTATATTTTATGGTGTAACgacttattatatattattattaatgaataatattatttttattatttttattattattattattattattattattattattattattattattattattattattattattattattattattattattattattattattattattattattattattattattcagttcagctctattaagttcagttcaattcaattcagttcagacaatttagtccaaaagaacagggctttAGAGTAGACCTGTCAAATTCTCACCCGTCCCTAAAACCCAACCCGTTTTTTCAGGGTCAAGAGTCTCAAGGCCCAAAATTTTTGACCCGATGACTtgtttgacccgaacccgaagtgagacgttattttagggtcgagccCCAACCCGACCGGGTCGACCTCTTGGATCAAAAGTAAATTaggaattttattaaaatattaatatttatatactctattatatttgaaaaaatagttaaaaaatattattttattacttaaatttacaaacacaattaaaaagtcaattttatatctTTTATACTAATATTTAATAATAGGGTATAAATTAATAACTTATACCTAATATAATACCACATTTTAAATTTTATACGTAAgataattttctttcaaaacttatacctaatATCCTAATTTCTTCCTAACCAAATACCAAGTTGCATTTCCGGTGAAAAATTTGACAAAATGACCGTTTTGGCCTTACCCATTAACACATCAACACCCATTCACACCTATTCCCCCACCATTCCAAACCAACAACCGACTATCCTACATTCCAATCACATTGATTAAACCACCAACACTGACAACCACCATCACCAACACACAAGAACCCTCATCATCGACCACTATGCCACCCCGTAACCGGCGGTTTCCCTCTGTCCCTCGCCACTAAATCAGATTCAATCCCCATATGCGGTGCCCCTGCATCTCCGCCCACGACTCTGAACGCATCAATTACCATGATGCAACGCAGCGACCACGACATACGCTGTCTCTTCGACGCCGATCTTGTCTATCCTTCCCTCGTCATCATCAATCTAGTTGAGGCGTGTGGTGGTGGGTTTCGTGGTGGGTTTGTAAATGGTGGGTCAGATCTAAAGGTGTTGGGGGTTGCTTGTGGTGGTGTTGATGTTGGGTGGTGGGTTCAGATCatgttgtgttgtgatggtgTTAAAGGATGTTGCCGACTTGCCGGTTGTGTCGTTAGGTGGTCATAGTACATCTTAGGCGGTCTCGGTGGTGTTAGATAGAGGTCGTATTGGGCGGATGATGGTGGTGTAAGGTGGCGTTGAGCAGATATGGTGGTGGTGTAGGGTGCTTTTGGCGTTGAGAAGTGatgagttggtgttggtgttggtgtttaGGGAAGTTGATTAAGGGCAAATTGGGCATTAACAACAtattttatgtttaattaatAATTGAATTTAGCCGGAATTTGATCATTTTTTTCGCCGGAGTCGACATTTGGTATTaagtatgaatgaaaataaaaaaatttgttataagttttgaaagaaaattatcttaggtataacTTTTAAAAAATGATAGTTATgttaggtataagttatcaatttatccttaataataaaataattattaaaaaagctttattttaataaatatatctatataattaatgtaaacattgaatatgattaaaatattaattttaaacatattttacatTTGTAAAAATCGTTAAAAAAGACATTAGATTTTATTTCTTTACCCGTATTCTAACCCTAACTTGACCATGTGACCCGTAATCTTACCCGACTCATTTGACAGGTCTAATTTAGAGGAATCCATTTTCTTCTCTCGACTAGAGAAAAGATTTAGAGAAAATTTATATCCAAATACGAACACCCCATTCTACCCCTTTTTTTCCTTTATTCCCTTTCTCTTCCCCCACCTTTTTTCCCTCCTACCTTGCTACGCCCTTCTAGTTAGTGTAAATGTTCCTTTTTCATACTAGTCGGATTTTGtttcttcttttcctttttgggttgatttgtgtggtggAAATTCAATAGCATGTGGGATAACGTGTTTTGCAGTAAAATCCAAATTCACTTTTTTATTTTGTATACAAAAAAGTAAAGGGAACCAGACCGCGAGTAGAAGGGAGGTATATTACCCACCGGTAGGTACCGAAATAGCGTGCACCCACATAGTATAAAAACAAAATGTATAAATAAGGGGGTGGATAAATAATTTGATTTCCTATGTGCACAAATCAGATTAAACAAGGTTCTCCAAAAAACAAAAATCAGATTAAACAAGGTCGTAGCAATTTCCTAATTTCCTCGTACAtagaattaattaaataaaataatggTCAAAGGGCAAAAAAAGGAGCTAAACAAGGTCTCTAACGTCCTAATGGCCTAATTAAGGAACGAAGAGTCAAAGAAATCCACCCAAATCAAATGGAGTAATCCGTTTATGATTTAAATGACCAAAAAATATAGATTGAGAATATAGAATAAGAAGACTTGCACTCTggatgaaataaaataaaagatatgtaaccccacaaaataataaaaaaagtgGACAAAAGAGATCTTGAAGATCCTCAAACGTATCCTTTCACTCAACTGTCCAAATCTCTTTGATATCTTCCCCATTATTTCCACCCAAAATCCTATTCATTTTGATTTCATTCTTCCTCCTTAATAAAACCAACCCCCTTTTCCTCCTCCTTCTCATCCATAACATTTTGGAATATTTGCATTTACATTGTAATGGATTCCCAATTCCATGTTTTAGCTGTTGATGATAGTATCATTGATAGAAAACTCATTGAACGACTCCTCAAAACTTCTTCTTTTCaaggtataaaaccatttattcaTGTTTCAGTAATTCTCTTGTACGACAGTCTTTTCCGTGTTTTTGAATTTGAGTTTATGTTTTTGTTCcaaagttttaatcttttgttcaTTTGAACATGATCTGAtcattttttgggtaattttgtgCAGTTACAGCAGTTGATTCACCAAACAAAGCATTAGAATTTCTGGGGTTGGAAGGAAAGAAGGTGAATATGATAATAACAGATTATTCGATGCCAGGAATGACAGGATATGAATTATTGAAGAAAGTTAAGGAATCAGAAAGGCTTAAAGATATTCCAGTTGTGATTATGTCATCTGAGAATATTCCTTCTAGAATTAGTAGATGTTTGGAAGATGGTGCTGAAGATTTCTTCTTGAAACCTGTGCAATTGTCTGATGTTGATAAACTTAAGCCTCGTTTGTTGAGGAGTAAAGCTAGAGATTTATGCAAGTTTCAACATAGGATGTTGTTGACTTGGTACTCTAATTCTCCCAATACCACTATTTACCAAAGCTGCACTTAGATTCAAACATTTTCTTTTTGTCGAGGATTTCGTTATTGGAGGCAGGATTGTGGATTGGGACGGCCGAGGGGGCGATGGAGGTTAGGTATATGCAGTCTTAGATTTAACTAGTCGCTCGTGATCGGAGTCAATTGCGACTTGGTTAAATCCTTGAGTTTCAAATCATGTCATCAGGTAACGTTAGAAGAGGTGGTGCTCATGGTCCGAATCAAATGTCTATGTTGGATCCATGGGCAACTAGCCAACTATGCATTAAAGCTTTTAGGGCTTGGAATATGGTTCGGACGATTTTACATAATGTAAAAAGGATCAAATTGGATTGAAGACGATATTGACCATTCGCAGCGTATTAAGTGCATATAGAATTTGTTACACGATTTATTAGATTGATAGAGAGGAATTTTGTTAGTGATCCTCTAGATTATCATCATGTGGCTGTACATATCAGACTAATCTGAATGAATTCTTCTTGTAATAAGATTTCAGtttacccttttttttttttttttatgtctcgCATATGTGAGATTTTTTTTTGCAAGACAAGCATTTGTAACATTAATGAGATATCTAGTGACTGATTCAATTGGAGAAACACAATTTTTTCCGTTGAAAATTCATGGAAGTAGCTATCGAATATCAAATGCGTTGGCCTATCTTCTTGACCTTGTTT
The Silene latifolia isolate original U9 population chromosome 11, ASM4854445v1, whole genome shotgun sequence genome window above contains:
- the LOC141611771 gene encoding two-component response regulator ORR5-like, with translation MDSQFHVLAVDDSIIDRKLIERLLKTSSFQVTAVDSPNKALEFLGLEGKKVNMIITDYSMPGMTGYELLKKVKESERLKDIPVVIMSSENIPSRISRCLEDGAEDFFLKPVQLSDVDKLKPRLLRSKARDLCKFQHRMLLTWYSNSPNTTIYQSCT